In the Tribolium castaneum strain GA2 chromosome 1, icTriCast1.1, whole genome shotgun sequence genome, one interval contains:
- the Zcchc7 gene encoding uncharacterized protein Zcchc7: MKNQARYFGPWTPGSKFQKSVHAKQNTRPPTFKDNDQSHPGFYSKSCNRRHRPDNISINQLVVLTPQSPIVCVTPKKNRNKARWKNYKRKQKKLEKLANSQKEPPKQTPGVVPGNQEPSNCDKVITLSDSENEEDSCVLIPENWPVLSVCDSDDDNKKDISENKSSNDDVVFVEPVETPVEVINLDEETESPKNSQQKNNETASVASDNSSVSDSPTKKAHRERKELLSTPDSASNDFVNSSGVELNHKNFNFSLHGSDFKSGDFVKPANPNETCETESSSSTTDLNSANLMKTIVFNEIEFPKDDVFSESNLESFGNFITPMKSRANTPVAATSSTPKVEEQIKQSTNSSDSSSESDFEDSRVEKVKKIMNLPELSPMQTKEKSKKISSKYDLVDAEADESLIKQKQKKKQKNKKKKSEKEETVDCTEAVQKKRKSSQMEDAGDSVLKKKSKNKKKSRTASPELEANTKSEQKCEGVDVLLPSLKKVTETDETIKKEHTVKEEPEVKEEPLKIKSPKVVESEESAMDGFLVVDETFATTTDIKTISSDSDSILSSLAEDQDIQLINCEAKFEPDCTASTSKSGVLNLANCSVQDLQFVMSNDPNLWTILDRDRFPIKSPVGKRCNKCKELGHIALKCPNKLEPKCKLCGEGGHFEPRCPNKMCTQCGKRSYYTTAYCSLCFKLRDYQCQICSMTGHAPETCPDLWRRYHLTTTEGPLKTYSGPALKPNLWCSGCAQPGHLEHMCDFYKSMYPPTDPFIKNYDQVYDDENENEPQEEAPQPDPQPNFAPNPPQNYVMQGVNQGLNYNCNYDQFANAFIQNGMFVANQQNFYTNQFAPQDGYMQGYPQYSNAYTSFCDNLPKYISLATPQHTVIATPQHTVIATPQHTVNLEAPRPEIPSLEFATPAERKVHCNSMFFSSSGRLLRQFVSRELAKLSKISFNVKRYVTELKRRQVPRGARRRAEYYELANMVLFGVLCLGDGKFHLNALKQLKMDKSKLSCFRRQKLHRAYCFIFGCERHDSVDYNELISRI; this comes from the exons ATGAAAAATCAGGCCCGTTACTTCGGCCCTTGGACCCCTGGCAGCAAATTCCAAAAAAGTGTGCAtgcaaaacaaaacacaaGACCACCAACTTTCAAGGATAATGACCAGTCCCATCCAGGGTTTTACTCAAAAAGTTGCAACAGGCGCCACAGGCCTGATAATATATCAATCAACCAACTAGTTGTTTTGACTCCTCAAAGTCCGATAGTTTGTGTAACTCCTAAGAAAAATCGTAATAAGGCGCGCTGGAAAAACTACAAAAGGAAGCAGAAGAAATTGGAGAAACTGGCCAATTCTCAGAAGGAACCTCCGAAACAAACACCAGGTGTCGTACCGGGAAACCAAGAACCAAGTAATTGTGACAAGGTCATTACATTGTCCGATAGTGAGAACGAGGAGGATAGCTGTGTGTTAATTCCTGAAAATTGGCCGGTTTTGTCTGTTTGTGATTCAGACGATGATAATAAGAAAGATATTAGTGAAAACAAGTCGTCAAATGACGATGTTGTATTTGTTGAGCCAGTGGAGACACCTGTTGAGGTAATAAACCTTGACGAAGAAACCGAGTCTCCGAAAAActcacaacaaaaaaataacgaaactGCGTCAGTTGCATCGGATAACTCGAGCGTTTCCGATTCACCAACAAAAAAGGCCCACCGCGAGCGTAAAGAATTGTTAAGTACGCCCGATTCAGCCTCGAATGATTTCGTCAACAGTTCTGGAGTTGaattaaatcacaaaaatttcaacttCAGTTTGCACGGATCAGATTTCAAGAGTGGCGACTTTGTTAAACCTGCAAACCCTAACGAGACGTGCGAAACTGAGAGTAGTTCAAGCACCACTGACCTCAATTCTgcaaacttaatgaaaactatcgtttttaacgaaattgaATTTCCAAAAGACGACGTTTTCTCCGAGAGTAATTTAGAGAgttttggtaattttatcACTCCAATGAAGAGCCGGGCGAATACTCCGGTTGCTGCAACATCGTCCACTCCGAAGGTGGAGGAGCAGATTAAACAATCAACTAACTCGTCGGATAGTAGCTCTGAAAGTGATTTCGAGGACTCAAGAGTCGAGAAAGTTAAGAAAATTATGAACTTGCCCGAACTATCGCCCATGCAGACGAAGGAGAAATCAAAGAAAATTAGCAGTAAATACGATTTGGTCGATGCAGAAGCGGACGAGTCTTTAATAAAACAGAAGCAGAAgaagaaacagaaaaataagaaaaagaaGAGTGAGAAAGAGGAGACTGTTGATTGCACGGAGGCGGTTCAGAAGAAGAGAAAATCGAGCCAAATGGAAGATGCAGGTGATAGTGTCTTGAAGAAGAAATCTAAGAATAAGAAAAAGTCGCGGACTGCGTCTCCTGAGCTTGAAGCAAATACCAAAAGTGAGCAAAAGTGTGAAGGTGTTGACGTTTTGCTCCccagtttaaaaaaagtaacagaaaCTGACGAAACAATTAAAAAGGAACATACAGTTAAGGAAGAACCAGAAGTTAAGGAagaaccgttgaagataaagtCGCCGAAAGTCGTTGAAAGTGAGGAGTCTGCTATGGACGGGTTTCTTGTCGTTGATGAAACGTTTGCCACCACCACCGACATCAAAACTATCTCATCAGATTCCGATTCGATTTTATCTTCACTTGCTGAAGATCAAGACattcaattaataaattgtgagGCGAAATTTGAACCTGACTGTACTGCGTCTACTTCCAAATCCGGTGTACTAAATCTGGCAAATTGTAGTGTCCAAGACCTTCAATTTGTGATGTCGA atGATCCTAATCTTTGGACGATATTAGACAGGGATAGGTTTCCTATCAAGTCTCCTGTTGGTAAAAGGTGCAATAAATGCAAAGAGCTGGGTCACATAGCTCTCAAATGTCCAAACAAGCTGGAACCTAAGTGCAAGCTGTGTGGAGAAGGCGGGCATTTCGAACCTCGATGTCCTAACAAGATGTGTACTCAG TGTGGCAAACGTAGTTACTACACCACAGCCTATTGCAGCTTGTGTTTCAAGCTACGAGATTACCAATGCCAAATTTGTTCCATGACTGGTCACGCACCTGAGACTTGCCCAGATCTATGGCGGCGCTACCATTTAACC ACCACTGAGGGTCCGTTGAAAACGTACTCTGGCCCTGCCCTGAAACCAAACTTGTGGTGTTCTGGGTGTGCCCAGCCAGGCCACTTGGAACACATGTGTGACTTTTACAAGTCGATGTATCCACCAACAGACccgtttattaaaaactatgaTCAGGTGTATGATGATGAGAATGAGAATGAGCCACAGGAAGAGGCGCCGCAGCCAGATCCTCAACCGAATTTCGCACCGAACCCACCCCAGAATTATGTAATGCAAGGAGTCAACCAGGGACTTAACTATAACTGCAATTACGACCAATTTGCCAATGCGTTTATCCAAAATGGGATGTTTGTGGCCAACCAACAAAACTTCTACACTAATCAGTTCGCGCCGCAAGACGGTTACATGCAAGGGTATCCGCAATATTCCAACGCCTACACCAGTTTTTGTGACAACTTACCGAAATATATAAGTTTAGCTACTCCACAGCACACTGTGATAGCTACTCCACAGCACACTGTGATAGCTACTCCACAGCACACTGTCAATTTGGAGGCGCCTAGGCCTGAAATCCCTAGCCTAGAATTTGCGACCCCTGCTGAACGAAAAGTACACTGCAACAGCATGTTTTTTTCATCGTCGGGGAGATTGTTGCGACAATTTGTCAGTAGAGAGTTGGCGAAATTGTCCAAAATATCGTTCAATGTAAAGAGATATGTGACAGAATTGAAGAGGAGGCAGGTTCCTCGCGGTGCACGACGACGGGCAGAGTACTACGAGTTGGCCAATATGGTGCTCTTTGGGGTTCTCTGTTTAGGGGATGGGAAATTTCATCTGAACGCTCTGAAACAGCTCAAAATGGACAAGAGCAAGTTGAGTTGTTTCAGACGACAAAAATTGCATAGGGCGTACTGTTTTATTTTCGGATGTGAAAGGCACGACAGTGTAGACTATAATGAACTCATAAGCAggatttaa
- the Upf2 gene encoding regulator of nonsense transcripts 2 — MTVTESSEHDGEKDENSAEAPSEDDKNVLTSYIQEVEERFVCKQELRSANQNAANTRPSESHFSKLDSSLKKNTAFVKKIKNFSANQVDTYLKDMTGLNLSKYISEIAAAIVDAKLKMTDVGAAVKMCSVLHQTYADFSQHLFENWQKTLAFKVGEKIPNPSKLRVDLRFYAELVQAGVFSNKNAFTLLGTVITTLVNMDKDEHYNCSIILSFCKHCGEDYAGLVPRKMRELSEKFDIPIPKSTFLPPEKQQNVRTLLRDYYVSLSKHLVKDHQEIQNFEKQNMRILQTKGELSQERKDKLEALQTSYDKLLASTQSFAEILDEDMPTLKNQTLMKNDESMIVTGAGPDLDEAALANIENVWCDIETQRFYCELPELQAFLPTSYINKQAPPPEESVTEEVLDSEIPTEELEDDEKAEEAPVAAEDEPEDSATTNASNKILLEAFFNNLPNCVNREMIDNAAIDFLVTLNNKHNRKKLVRALFGVNRTRLDLLPFYARFVAILRPALPEVGNELCQMLRQDFKYHVRKKDQINIESKIKVVRFIGELVKFKLYSKIEALYCLKVLLYDFSHHHIEMACNLLEVCGRFLYCSPDSHQRTRVYLEQMMRKKAVMALDSRYVTQIENAYYYVNPPEVTITKKERPIMHQFIRKLLFQDLQKNNTDKIMRLIRKLDWGNEDVSAYAIKCLSSAHNVKYFNIRCLANLLAGLVTYQEEVGTRVVDSVLEDIRLGMEVNLPKYNQRRVAQVKYLGELYNYRMVESADIFKVLYSLITFGVSMDPNIPSPLDPPNHLFRIRLACVLLETCGTYFSSGSSKRRLDYYLIFLQSYYWFKRDLWKDAFPPTLEHIFKDTLTTLRPKIKLCQSYEETQTELNNIRVTLGFDKITGDLNENKVEEDGLETIAETDTEEQDEVSEVTAPITDDTATEDETVDHTQGSDDEGEPDVSEAEQEQVSESLAIPSGPRKVECPEDEDFLNALDKMVSENIQERMREPVKAGNVDISVPVVLKSNKKTYEQLQDAPETEPNKIGFVLMVRKGNKQQYKNFEADINSELAQNLRDQELAQKEEKERVKRLTLNITERFEEEDYQDMMQQQNRPVTQNLNRERKKYQHPKGAPDADLIFGPKRVR; from the exons ATGACCGTGACCGAATCCTCGGAACACGACGGTGAGAAAGACGAGAACAGTGCCGAGGCCCCCAGCGAAGACGACAAAAACGTCCTAACCTCTTACATCCAAGAGGTGGAAGAGAGGTTTGTTTGCAAGCAAGAGCTGCGAAGTGCCAACCAAAATGCGGCAAATACGCGCCCCAGCGAGTCCCACTTCAGCAAGCTGGACTCCAGCCTCAAGAAGAACACGGCGTTTgttaagaaaatcaaaaacttcTCTGCCAACCAAGTGGACACATACTTGAAAGACATGACGGGGCTGAACCTGTCCAAGTACATATCGGAGATTGCGGCTGCGATAGTCGATGCTAAATTGAAAATGACCGATGTGGGCGCAGCCGTAAAGATGTGCAGTGTTTTGCACCAGACTTACGCTGATTTCTCGCAACACTTGTTTGAGAACTGGCAGAAAACCCTGGCCTTTAAAGTGGGTGAGAAGATTCCAAATCCGAGTAAACTGAGGGTGGATTTAAGGTTTTATGCCGAGTTGGTGCAGGCTGGGGTGTTTAGCAATAAAAACGCGTTCACTTTGCTGGGGACCGTGATCACCACTTTGGTCAACATGGACAAGGACGAACACTACAATTGCTCAATAATCCTCAGCTTTTGCAAGCACTGCGGCGAAGATTACGCAG gTCTGGTCCCTCGCAAGATGCGGGAATTGTCCGAAAAATTCGACATCCCCATCCCGAAGAGCACTTTCCTGCCGCCCGAGAAGCAGCAAAACGTGCGCACCTTGCTGAGGGATTACTACGTTTCGCTCAGTAAGCATCTCGTCAAAGACCACCAAGAGATCCAAAACTTCGAGAAGCAGAACATGAGGATACTCCAAACCAAAGGCGAGTTGAGTCAAGAACGAAAAGACAAGCTCGAGGCGCTTCAAACATCGTACGATAAATTATTAGCTTCGACACAAAGTTTTGCGGAAATTTTAGACGAAGATATGCCAACTTTGAAAAATCAGACTCTCATGAAAAATGATGAG AGTATGATAGTGACAGGTGCGGGGCCCGATTTGGACGAAGCTGCGTTGGCTAATATCGAGAATGTTTGGTGCGATATTGAAACGCAGAGGTTTTACTGCGAGTTGCCGGAATTGCAAGCTTTTTTGCCGACTTCTTATATAAATAAACAGGCGCCTCCGCCCGAGGAGTCGGTCACTGAGGAGGTGCTGGATTCGGAAATACCAACTGAAGAACTGGAAGATGACG AAAAAGCCGAGGAGGCGCCCGTGGCAGCGGAAGATGAGCCCGAAGACTCTGCCACAACCAACGCCAGCAATAAAATCCTCCTCGAGGCATTTTTCAACAACTTGCCCAACTGCGTGAACCGCGAAATGATCGACAACGCAGCCATCGATTTCCTCGTAACCCTCAACAACAAACACAACCGCAAGAAGCTGGTCCGTGCCCTGTTCGGGGTAAACCGCACCCGTCTCGACCTCCTCCCGTTCTACGCCCGCTTCGTGGCCATCCTCCGTCCAGCCCTTCCCGAAGTGGGCAACGAACTGTGCCAAATGCTGCGGCAAGACTTCAAATACCACGTACGCAAGAAAGACCAAATTAACATCGAATCCAAAATAAAAGTCGTACGATTTATCGGCGAACTCGTCAAATTCAAGCTCTATTCAAAAATAGAAGCTCTCTATTGTCTCAAAGTTCTGCTGTACGATTTCTCGCACCATCACATCGAAATGGCCTGCAATCTGTTGGAAGTTTGCGGCCGGTTTTTGTACTGCAGTCCCGACTCGCATCAAAGGACGAGGGTGTATTTGGAGCAAATGATGAGGAAAAAGGCCGTTATGGCGTTGGATTCGAGATATGTGACGCAAATTGAAAACGCCTATTATTACGTCAATCCGCCCGAAGTAACAATCACGAAGAAGGAGAGGCCGATAATGCACCAGTTTATCCGGAAATTGCTCTTTCAAGACTTGCAGAAGAATAACACTGATAAGATTATGAGGCTGATTAGGAAGCTGGACTGGGGCAACGAGGACGTGTCCGCTTATGCAATAAAGTGTCTAAGCAGCGCCCACAACGTGAAGTATTTCAATATCAG GTGTCTCGCAAATTTGCTTGCGGGCTTGGTGACCTACCAGGAAGAGGTTGGCACTCGTGTAGTGGACAGTGTTTTAGAAGACATTCGGTTAGGTATGGAAGTAAATCTTCCCAAATATAACCAGAGACGTGTAGCTCAAGTAAAATATCTTGGGGAGCTGTATAACTACAGAATGGTTGAAAGCGCTGACATTTTCAag GTTTTGTATTCTTTGATAACATTTGGAGTTTCAATGGATCCAAACATACCGTCGCCACTCGATCCACCAAATCACCTTTTCCGAATAAGACTGGCTTGtgttttacttgaaacatgcg GCACGTATTTCAGCAGCGGTAGCAGTAAGAGGAGACTAGactattatttaatatttctgCAATCGTATTATTGGTTCAAGCGCGACTTGTGGAAAGATGCATTTCCTCCAACACTGGagcacatttttaaagacaCTCTCACGACCCTgagaccaaaaattaaattgtgtcAAAGCTACGAAGAAACACAAACCGAGTTAAATAATATTCGCGTCACTTTGGGCTTTG ATAAAATCACTGGAGATTTGAACGAAAATAAAGTTGAGGAAGACGGCCTGGAAACGATCGCTGAAACCGACACTGAAGAACAGGACGAAGTGTCCGAAGTCACGGCACCTATTACTGATGATACCGCCACTGAGGACGAAACGGTGGACCACACACAAGGCTCGGACGATGAAG gggAACCCGATGTTAGCGAAGCTGAGCAAGAACAAGTGTCCGAATCGCTGGCAATTCCCAGTGGCCCCCGCAAGGTCGAGTGCCCCGAGGACGAGGACTTTTTAAACGCTTTGGATAAAATGGTTTCGGAGAACATCCAAGAGCGGATGCGCGAGCCGGTGAAGGCCGGAAACGTGGACATTTCCGTTCCGGTTGTCCTCAAATCGAACAAAAAGACCTACGAGCAGTTGCAGGACGCCCCTGAAACGGAACCCAACAAAATCGGGTTCGTGCTAATGGTCCGCAAAGGAAACAAGCagcaatataaaaatttcgagGCTGATATCAACTCCGAACTCGCTCAGAATCTGAGGGACCAGGAGTTGGCTCAGAAGGAGGAGAAGGAACGAGTGAAGCGCTTGACGCTGAACATCACGGAACGGTTTGAAGAGGAGGATTATCAAGACATGATGCAGCAGCAGAACAGGCCCGTGACCCAAAACTTGAACCGCGAACGCAAGAAATACCAGCACCCCAAGGGGGCGCCCGACGCCGACCTGATTTTTGGACCTAAGAGAGTTAGATAA
- the icln gene encoding methylosome subunit pICln, translating to MVVVTSFKPPESPIRLEQSNVVVILDKRDLGTGTLFVSERTLSWQKDGTTGFSIEYYNVSLHAVSKDPNVCERECIYILTDPHINLFGETDQRPANDDSDVESEPDLSELILAPENPTHVQSIYEAIKICQELNPDPADVDDEDDDNLFADAEEEMFIEAESEQIGDAVVDSLAERLQNNSVDVQYSYRNGNEDEDFEDAD from the exons ATGGTTGTGGTCACGTCGTTTAAACCACCAGAATCTCCTATAAGACTCGAGCAGTCAAACGTTGTGGTGATTTTGGATAAACGTGATCTGGGCACCGGAACCCTATTTGTGAGCGAAAG GACACTCAGTTGGCAAAAAGACGGGACTACGGGTTTTTCAATTGAATATTACAACGTCTCGCTCCATGCGGTGTCCAAAGACCCCAACGTGTGCGAGAGGGagtgtatttatattttgactGACCCCCACATAAATTTGTttg GAGAAACTGACCAAAGGCCCGCAAATGATGACAGTGACGTTGAGTCAGAGCCAGACCTCTCGGAGCTGATTTTAGCCCCCGAAAACCCCACACATGTACAAAGTATTTACGAGGCTATAAAAATTTGCCAAGAACTCAATCCCGATCCTGCCGATGTTGACGACGAGGACGATGATAATTTATTCGCGGACGCAGAAGAAGAAATGTTTATAGAAGCAGAGTCTGAGCAGATTGGGGACGCAGTTGTCGACAGTTTGGCCGAAAGGCTACAAAACAACTCAGTCGACGTCCAGTACAGCTACCGGAATGGCAACGAGGATGAGGATTTTGAAGATGCAGACTGA
- the Spt3 gene encoding transcription initiation protein SPT3 homolog, with protein sequence MDSQKTTFCNEISLMMFGFGDSHKPNPETVRLVESIVLKQLRMIVQEALKYSDGKNLKGKELVFLMRHNKHKMRRFFQYLKNKQLKQQLQSLNSGVIEIDRDPIPKNELMKFIEYIDETGEFTDLSEVDEVKQSRMLRADRISQALDEKRYLEFCKARATSFCSRDITARNSEKLRQWIDPKKEINFSTNAMVVLSYLGYQTVAEITDYALLVRMEGKCGSDPLNHLYGNYYTSTMFNGDYRIGASGNNPDYSRVYSGQPPISVNEIKEVMRRIHCPQAGKLNFGGKLPDTHYLFAL encoded by the coding sequence ATGGATTCCCAAAAAACAACCTTTTGTAACGAAATCTCGCTGATGATGTTTGGGTTCGGCGACAGCCACAAGCCGAACCCCGAGACGGTGCGTTTGGTGGAGAGCATCGTGTTGAAGCAGCTCCGCATGATCGTCCAGGAAGCGCTGAAGTACTCCGATGGTAAGAACCTCAAAGGCAAGGAGTTGGTGTTCCTAATGCGGCACAATAAGCACAAAATGCGCCgctttttccaatatttgaaaaacaagcAACTCAAACAGCAACTCCAGTCGTTGAACTCGGGGGTCATTGAAATTGACAGAGATCCCATACCGAAGAACGAGCTAATGAAGTTTATCGAGTACATAGACGAGACGGGAGAATTCACCGATTTATCCGAAGTTGATGAAGTCAAACAGTCGAGGATGCTGAGGGCTGATCGCATATCTCAAGCCCTGGACGAGAAGAGGTATTTGGAGTTTTGCAAAGCGAGAGCCACCTCGTTTTGCAGTAGAGATATCACGGCCCGAAACTCCGAAAAATTAAGACAGTGGATTGACCCGAAAAAGGAAATTAATTTCAGCACTAATGCTATGGTGGTTTTGTCGTATTTGGGGTACCAGACAGTTGCTGAGATAACCGATTATGCGTTGCTTGTGAGGATGGAGGGCAAATGTGGGAGTGATCCACTGAATCATTTATACGGCAATTACTACACTTCTACGATGTTTAATGGGGATTATAGGATAGGGGCTAGTGGTAACAATCCAGACTATAGCAGGGTTTACAGTGGACAGCCCCCCATTAGTGTCAATGAAATTAAAGAAGTTATGAGAAGAATTCACTGTCCGCAAGCAGGGAAGCTGAATTTCGGGGGAAAACTACCAGACACGCATTATCTATTTGCTCTGTAA
- the LOC103312536 gene encoding uncharacterized protein LOC103312536, translated as MEDSDLTEHLKINYSGIKKNGKIYLLILLATIPGLCFSSVTLHAIKIGASETLRCKINSFENASWKFQELSRPDGVHKECFIFNYDYDKLAHMTLKDAKKLVDKDYANRTRIICTKFVADENNSRPAAYPQEFANYCESLRYDFLYDVGAVLPYILGCLLVVPLADIYGRKRILSLGCHLAYISVFIKIIMLHFTREAIGEAVINYAYPVLKYTTEAIIIEITGNELRPGAFVLTFLGLQVPQFLIGVMPPLMYWKYATLLAYSTVLLLPLLLWFVPEPSLWFISGQQTRTALFASETLNDSPRHNDTLLLLRNKVITFKKANKLVQEFRHKINWKEFISINVISISVGFLSFESYSKHKLMYASLENGWMRILHFSSGLFGVIFTIPCVYIMNGVKFSLAVLFGGCGALFACLCFLNSDSFDNWFAIVTFFIEILSVIVKILFEFYLQRIFPTSHRCFCTGICGATMTFGLLIVIGIQQISSLAREIITSVASISSCIISIFFVKNLSRMDSLHINFAA; from the exons atggaagATTCCGATTTAA CTGAACATTTGAAGATCAATTACAGTGGCATAAAAAAGAATggcaaaatttatcttttgaTATTATTGGCAACAATCCCTGGCTTGTGCTTCTCTTCGGTAACATTACACGCCATAAAAATTGGAGCAAGCGAAACTTTGCGATGCAAAATTAATAGTTTCGAAAACGCGTCTTGGAAATTTCAAGAGTTATCACGCCCGGA tggCGTCCACAaagaatgttttatttttaattatgactaTGATAAACTTGCTCACATGACACTCAAAGACGCCAAAAAACTTGTTGACAAAGACTATGCAAATAGGACACGAAtcatttgtacaaaatttgtgGCCGACGAAAATAATTCGCGTCCTGCGGCGTATCCTCAGGAG ttCGCCAATTATTGTGAAAGTCTCAGGTACGATTTTTTGTACGATGTTGGGGCCGTACTTCCGTATATCTTGGGCTGTTTATTGGTGGTGCCGCTAGCCGACAT ATACGGAcgaaaaagaattttatcGCTGGGTTGTCATCTTGCGTACATAtcggtttttataaaaattattatgttgCATTTTACTAGAGAAGCAATCGGCGAAGCTGTAATTAATTACGCTTATCCAGTGTTAAAATACACAACTGAAGCTATCA TAATTGAAATAACGGGAAACGAGCTCAGACCTGGCGCGTTCGTATTAACTTTTTTGGGACTCCAAGTTCCCCAATTTTTAATTGGAGTTATGCCACCACTTATGTACTGGAAATATGCAACACTTTTGGCTTACAGTACAGTTTTGTTGTTACCACTCCTTCTGTG GTTTGTGCCCGAACCATCACTCTGGTTCATTTCAGGACAGCAAACAAGAACGGCATTGTTTGCCTCAGAAACGTTGAATGATTCTCCAAGACACAATGACACGCTCCTGCTCCTACGCAATAAAGTAATCACTTTCAAAAAAGCGAATAAACTGGTACAAGAGTTCAGgcacaaaattaattggaaGGAGTTTATCTCAATTAACGTAATTTCAATCAGCGTCGGGTTTTTATCATTTGAATCATATTCGA AACATAAACTAATGTATGCTAGTCTGGAAAATGGCTGGATGAGAATTTTACATTTCTCTAGTGGACTATTTGGCGTTATTTTCACAATTCCGTGCGTCTACATAATGAACGGTGTTAAATTTTCGCTGGCGGTTTTGTTTGGCGGATGCGGAGCTCTGTTTGcctgtttgtgttttttaaattcag ATTCTTTTGATAATTGGTTCGCAATCGTGacattttttatcgaaattttatcagttattgtgaaaattttgttcgagttttaccttcaaagaatttttccgACCAGTCACAGATGCTTTTGTACTGGAATTTGTGGTGCAACTATGACCTTTGGATTACTTATTGTAATTGGCATCCAGCAAATAAGC AGTTTGGCGAGAGAAATTATAACATCGGTTGCTTCAATATCATCTTGCATAATCtctatttttttcgtaaaaaatttgTCGAGAATGGATTCGCTGCACATAAATTTTGCAGCGTAA